One window of the Nocardia huaxiensis genome contains the following:
- a CDS encoding NADP-dependent oxidoreductase: MLIALGASGVNPLDAVVRAGSYQPRDGAGGEAVDLRESGFAAQPFTLGWDVAGTVIDVGPGVSVFQPSDEVFGLLAFPELASAHADYVLASPNELVHIPDSLTMQQAGALPLVGLTAWQALVGIANITAGQRVLVHAAAGGVGHIAVQIAKARGAYVIGTASAANREFVLELGADEVIDYRATEFEKVVDPVDVVFDLVGGAYAERSLAILKPDGHLIAAVGVYLGITPERATQAGVRFGYVDVRPSAADLTELVRLAEAGALTVRVAHAIPLADIAKAHELVEGAHVAGKVVVVP; this comes from the coding sequence GTGCTGATCGCGCTCGGTGCGAGTGGTGTCAATCCGTTGGATGCCGTGGTGCGGGCGGGGAGTTACCAGCCGCGGGACGGTGCCGGGGGCGAGGCGGTCGACTTGCGCGAATCCGGCTTCGCTGCACAGCCGTTCACGCTCGGCTGGGATGTCGCGGGGACGGTGATAGACGTCGGACCAGGCGTGTCAGTGTTCCAGCCGAGTGACGAGGTGTTCGGACTGCTCGCGTTTCCCGAGCTCGCCTCCGCGCACGCGGACTACGTCTTGGCCTCTCCCAATGAACTGGTGCATATACCGGACTCGCTGACAATGCAGCAGGCGGGTGCGCTCCCGCTGGTCGGGCTCACGGCCTGGCAGGCGCTCGTTGGCATCGCGAATATCACTGCCGGGCAGCGAGTTCTGGTGCATGCGGCCGCCGGTGGGGTTGGGCATATCGCGGTGCAGATAGCGAAGGCTCGTGGGGCCTATGTCATCGGAACCGCGAGCGCCGCCAATCGTGAGTTCGTGCTCGAACTGGGCGCGGACGAGGTGATCGACTATCGGGCAACAGAATTCGAGAAGGTTGTCGATCCGGTGGATGTGGTCTTCGACCTGGTCGGTGGTGCGTATGCAGAACGCTCGCTGGCGATTCTGAAGCCCGATGGGCACCTGATTGCCGCAGTGGGTGTCTACCTCGGCATCACGCCGGAGCGTGCGACCCAGGCCGGGGTGCGGTTCGGCTATGTGGATGTCCGTCCGTCGGCCGCCGATCTGACCGAGCTGGTGCGGCTGGCTGAGGCCGGCGCGCTGACCGTGCGAGTCGCGCACGCCATTCCCTTGGCCGATATCGCCAAGGCTCACGAGTTGGTCGAAGGTGCGCATGTGGCCGGAAAAGTGGTCGTGGTTCCCTGA
- a CDS encoding NAD(P)/FAD-dependent oxidoreductase — MSAHVVILGAGYAGLAAAKRLGRANVVVTVVNPRAEFVERIRLHQHVAGTYDATRPLEELLPAGAELRLGSAERIDAERRIVHLGDGGQLEYDYLIYAVGSGNRRTSIPGAGRYAVGLDSWEDAVEARKRLLGLAPGAVVSIVGGGLSGIETAAELSALRCFTVRLVTAGQLGASLSGPGRAKVRAFLAGANVEILEHAEVAEITDGKLVLGGGQTLPSDLTIAVASVSVPDLAARSGLHTDTDGALSVDQRLVSTSSSNIVGAGDSVRLPRPLRMSCQAAVPSGVRAAHTVLALRRGRTPKPVRRKFVGQAVSLGRDDALIQLSTLDDTPIRFLVTGRSGALTKELVCRSTLTLGQVGPLRSGWSWWPGK; from the coding sequence ATGAGTGCACACGTCGTAATTCTCGGAGCGGGATACGCGGGCCTGGCTGCGGCGAAGCGGCTGGGGCGGGCGAACGTCGTTGTGACAGTGGTCAATCCACGCGCAGAGTTCGTGGAGCGAATCCGGCTGCATCAGCATGTGGCGGGCACCTACGACGCCACGCGGCCTCTCGAGGAGCTATTGCCCGCCGGTGCGGAATTGCGGCTCGGGTCGGCTGAGCGGATCGATGCCGAGCGCCGGATTGTGCATCTCGGGGACGGGGGACAGCTCGAGTACGACTACTTGATCTATGCCGTCGGCAGTGGCAATCGCAGGACGTCGATTCCGGGTGCGGGGCGATACGCGGTGGGTCTGGATTCCTGGGAAGATGCGGTCGAGGCGCGAAAGCGATTGCTGGGACTGGCTCCAGGGGCCGTGGTGAGTATCGTCGGCGGCGGCCTTTCCGGTATCGAGACCGCCGCCGAGCTGTCCGCACTCAGGTGCTTCACTGTTCGGCTGGTCACCGCAGGACAGCTCGGAGCGAGTCTGAGCGGACCCGGCCGCGCCAAGGTTCGCGCGTTCCTCGCCGGGGCGAATGTCGAGATTCTGGAACATGCGGAGGTCGCCGAGATCACAGACGGCAAGCTCGTTCTCGGTGGCGGGCAGACCCTGCCGAGTGACCTCACGATTGCCGTGGCCTCGGTCAGCGTCCCGGATCTCGCTGCGCGCAGCGGCTTACACACCGATACGGACGGAGCACTCTCGGTCGACCAACGATTGGTCAGTACCAGCAGTTCGAACATTGTCGGGGCCGGTGATTCGGTGCGGCTCCCGCGGCCATTACGTATGAGTTGTCAGGCCGCTGTTCCTTCCGGCGTGCGCGCGGCGCATACCGTATTGGCGCTCAGACGGGGGCGGACTCCGAAACCGGTGCGCCGCAAATTCGTTGGCCAGGCAGTGAGCCTGGGCCGGGATGACGCCCTGATACAGCTGAGCACCCTCGACGACACCCCGATTCGATTTCTTGTCACCGGCAGATCGGGAGCGTTGACCAAAGAGTTAGTTTGCCGGAGCACGCTGACCCTCGGACAGGTCGGCCCGCTGCGGTCCGGGTGGAGTTGGTGGCCGGGCAAGTGA
- a CDS encoding FAD-dependent oxidoreductase, whose amino-acid sequence MTTGHITVIGGGLAGLTAAIACAESGVRVKLYEAHATLGGRARATAAPHIAHDGAHVFYADGPHYTWLRKRGFVAGLGWPSIRDAGGLGFRVDGRLRRLPPVRMLRAQARFDLTAPVDVEFRTWASNRWGETTAGQLANAISVVTYDADTGRLSAAFVWDLVQRALGPRVPAIRWVRGGWQMVVDRMAARAVELGVVIETGSRVTELSTAAGPVIVATELASARGLLHDDTLIGTSGHAALLDFAVHSRPGDRTAVFDLDEGGYHESYTMQDDTIAPPGQSLFQLQMPVRHKESHADAHRRLAIFADAVVPGRCDRMTFSRTAIAKGRTGALDLPGRTWRDRPAVERGDGLFLAGDMVAAPGMRGEISINSALHAAASAVKDLESRRIRAW is encoded by the coding sequence ATGACGACCGGACACATCACCGTCATCGGGGGCGGGCTCGCAGGACTCACTGCCGCGATCGCGTGCGCCGAATCGGGCGTGCGGGTGAAGCTGTATGAGGCGCACGCAACCCTCGGGGGCCGTGCACGCGCTACCGCGGCACCCCACATCGCTCATGATGGCGCCCACGTCTTCTATGCCGACGGCCCCCATTACACCTGGCTGCGCAAGCGTGGCTTCGTAGCTGGGCTGGGTTGGCCCTCGATCCGCGATGCGGGCGGGCTCGGGTTCCGGGTCGACGGACGACTCCGTCGTCTACCACCTGTGCGCATGTTGCGAGCGCAGGCGCGTTTCGATCTGACCGCACCCGTCGACGTCGAGTTTCGAACCTGGGCCTCGAACCGCTGGGGCGAAACCACCGCCGGACAGCTGGCGAACGCAATCAGCGTTGTGACATACGACGCCGACACCGGACGCCTCTCGGCGGCCTTCGTCTGGGATCTCGTTCAGCGGGCACTCGGTCCGCGTGTACCCGCCATCCGCTGGGTACGTGGCGGATGGCAAATGGTGGTCGACAGGATGGCGGCACGAGCTGTCGAACTGGGCGTCGTCATCGAGACCGGAAGCCGCGTCACCGAATTGTCCACTGCCGCAGGACCGGTCATCGTCGCCACCGAACTGGCATCGGCGCGTGGGTTGCTCCACGACGACACTCTGATCGGCACCAGCGGACATGCCGCGCTGCTCGACTTCGCGGTTCATTCCCGTCCCGGTGACCGCACCGCCGTCTTCGATCTCGATGAGGGCGGATACCACGAGAGCTACACCATGCAGGACGACACCATAGCCCCGCCGGGACAATCACTGTTCCAGTTGCAGATGCCGGTACGCCACAAAGAATCCCATGCGGACGCGCATCGACGACTCGCGATCTTCGCCGACGCCGTCGTCCCCGGCAGGTGCGACCGGATGACCTTTTCCCGCACCGCCATTGCGAAAGGCCGCACCGGCGCACTCGATCTTCCGGGCCGAACCTGGCGCGACCGGCCGGCTGTCGAACGCGGTGACGGCCTCTTCCTGGCCGGGGACATGGTCGCGGCTCCCGGCATGCGCGGCGAAATCTCGATCAACAGCGCCCTGCACGCTGCGGCATCCGCGGTGAAAGACCTCGAGAGCCGAAGAATCAGGGCTTGGTAA
- a CDS encoding ANTAR domain-containing protein has protein sequence MNAARSASARFLSALHDLAGNGHDTPLRGGRLCEICVQVLPISGATIAAAMPDGGWDVLGSVGPAAGWLADAEIATGEGPGPDCHRDGAPVRVTNPAATLASGRWPLLAQWDRMPTLGAVCSIPLQLGAIRVGFLDLLDAEQVLRNPATYADALKIADVITTALLSALTPPAPPVDDAAVGPWWEPTVSTREIHQATGMVAVQLDTSAAVAYARLIGHAFTTGRRLDEIAGEVVARRLRFRPEPDGRDRDPEPGPAPQPKPER, from the coding sequence GTGAACGCCGCACGCTCGGCGTCGGCGCGCTTTCTGTCCGCTCTGCACGATCTGGCCGGTAACGGCCACGACACGCCACTGCGAGGCGGCCGCCTGTGCGAGATCTGCGTGCAGGTGCTCCCGATCTCCGGGGCCACCATCGCCGCTGCGATGCCCGACGGCGGCTGGGATGTCCTCGGCTCGGTCGGCCCCGCCGCCGGATGGCTCGCCGACGCCGAAATCGCCACCGGCGAGGGCCCGGGACCCGACTGCCACCGCGACGGTGCTCCCGTGCGCGTCACGAATCCGGCTGCCACGCTCGCGAGCGGCCGCTGGCCTCTGCTCGCCCAGTGGGATCGGATGCCCACCCTCGGCGCGGTGTGCTCGATCCCGTTGCAGCTGGGAGCGATTCGCGTCGGCTTCCTGGATCTGCTCGACGCCGAGCAGGTACTGCGCAACCCCGCGACATACGCAGACGCGCTGAAGATCGCCGACGTCATCACCACCGCGCTGCTCTCGGCGCTCACTCCGCCTGCCCCACCCGTCGACGACGCGGCGGTGGGACCCTGGTGGGAGCCGACGGTTTCGACCCGAGAGATCCATCAGGCCACCGGCATGGTCGCGGTGCAGCTGGACACGAGCGCGGCGGTCGCCTACGCGCGGTTGATCGGACACGCCTTCACCACCGGCCGTCGACTCGACGAGATCGCAGGCGAGGTGGTGGCGCGGCGCTTGCGGTTCCGGCCCGAGCCCGACGGACGGGACCGCGACCCGGAACCCGGACCGGCACCGCAGCCAAAGCCGGAGCGTTGA
- a CDS encoding GAF and ANTAR domain-containing protein yields the protein MAQNDGALTTALMRLVDTLVVDYDPVELTQELVDTCVDLLPADAAGLLLADTHGTLQVLASTSEQLRLLELLQIQSEAGPCLQAYRTGEQVLIGDLATVAADWPLFSESAVANGFHGVCALPLRLREERIGALNLFTRTADVLRAEDLRVGQALADFATVGILHARILADTLTVNEQLNTALNSRVIIEQAKGMLAERADLDMDTAFQILRRHARNHNRHLSDLARAVVDRTIALDTLLTDPKRYR from the coding sequence ATGGCGCAGAACGATGGTGCACTGACAACGGCGCTCATGCGATTGGTGGACACCTTGGTCGTCGACTACGACCCGGTTGAGCTGACACAAGAGCTCGTGGACACGTGTGTCGATCTACTTCCCGCCGACGCCGCCGGACTGCTGCTGGCCGACACCCATGGCACTCTGCAGGTGCTCGCCTCCACCTCCGAGCAACTCCGGCTGCTGGAGTTGCTGCAGATCCAATCCGAGGCCGGGCCGTGTCTACAGGCCTATCGCACCGGCGAGCAGGTCTTGATCGGCGACCTGGCCACTGTCGCAGCCGACTGGCCGTTGTTCTCCGAAAGCGCCGTTGCCAACGGCTTCCACGGGGTCTGCGCGCTACCGCTGCGACTGCGCGAGGAACGCATCGGAGCACTCAATCTCTTCACCCGCACCGCCGATGTCCTCCGCGCCGAAGACCTGCGTGTCGGGCAGGCACTGGCCGACTTCGCCACCGTCGGCATCCTGCACGCCCGCATCCTCGCCGATACGCTGACCGTCAACGAACAGCTCAATACCGCCCTCAACAGCCGCGTCATCATCGAACAAGCCAAAGGCATGCTCGCCGAACGCGCCGACCTCGACATGGACACCGCGTTCCAGATCCTGCGTCGCCACGCCCGCAACCATAACCGCCACCTGTCCGACCTCGCCCGCGCCGTCGTCGACCGCACCATCGCCCTCGACACCCTGCTTACCGACCCGAAGCGCTACCGGTAG